The following is a genomic window from Acidimicrobiales bacterium.
ACAGGCTGTCCGAATCTGTCCGGCATCGGACGCCGGCATGCGTCATCCTCAAGCCATGCCGATGACGCTCTGGACCCGCACGCCGTCGCCCATCGGCGACCTGCTCCTCGTCGGCGACGGCGACGTCCTCAACGGGCTCTACGTGGCCGATCACGAGAAGTGTGCCGTCATCACCTCGGAGTGGAAACAGGACGACGACGCCTTCGAGGACGTCAGGCGGCAGTTGGGCGAGTACTTCGCCGGCACCCGGCGCACGTTCGACCTGCGCATCGAACTGCACGGCTCGCCGTTCCAGCGCCAGGTGTGGGACGCGCTGCTCGAGGTGCCCTACGGCGAGACAGCGAGCTACGGCCAGATCGCCCGCCGCCTGGGCCGTCCCACAGCGGCCCGTGCCGTCGGGGCCGCCAACGGCCGCAACCCGGTGTCGATCATCGTGCCGTGCCACCGGGTGATCGGCGCGAGCGGCACCCTCACCGGCTACGGGTGGGGGACCGACCGCAAGGCCTGGCTGCTCGACCACGAAGCCCCAGCCCGGTAGCTCAGGGGCGGATGCGCACCGGCGTGCCCAAGGGGACGCGGCGGGAGACCTCTTCGGCGTGGTCGTCGCGCAGGCGGATGCACCCGGCCGTGACCGCCCGGCCGATGAGGTCGGGCCTGCCCGTGCCGTGGATGCCGAGCCGGCCTTCGCCGCCGTTGAAGTCGTGGAGCACCTCGGAGAACCCCGACAGCCCCAGGGCATACACGCCGTACAGCGGGTCGGGCACGTCGCGTTTGACCGAGCTCTCGACGTAGAAATCGCCCACCGGCGTGGGCGTGCGGGGCTTGCCGACGGCGACGGGCGCATCGAGCACCACCCGTGCACCCCAGCGCAGGGTGAGACGGCGGGCGCTCACCGAGACGTCGAGCCGGTAGCGCGTCTCCGTCAGCCGCACGTCGTCGGCCCGCACCCACGCAGTGCTCCCGTTGGGTCGCAACGGCACCTTCACCCGGAGCCACTCGCCGTCGCACCCGACGACGAGGAACACCACCGGCAGGCCGAAGGCGTCGGGGTGGTCGAGGTACCGCCACGGCAACGGCGCACCGGCGCGGCCGTAGAGGGGTACCCGGTCGACCGCAGCGCGGGCCACGACAGCGGTGGCTCCCTCGGCAAACGGCCAGGCGACGGCGTTCACCGGCGTCACGCTCATGGGGTCACCCGTGCTGGTTCGCAGGCGTAAATGCGGCCCCCCGCGTCGAGCAGGCGGCAACCGTCGTCGGACACCGCCATCGCCACCACCGGTTCCTCGGTGCGGCAGCCGCCCACCGGTTCGGCGTCACCGAAGGCCGACACTTCTCCCGCCGCGTCGGCCAGCCAGTAGCCCAGGCCCGACGGCGTCGCCGCCATGGCGACCACCGGCACGGTCGCCCCCGCTCGACCTCCGTACTGGCGGGCGTCGCCGTGGGCGGACACGCAACCGGTGGCGTGGGCCACCCAGTACCCCAGGCCCGACGGCGTGGCGGCCATTGCCATGGCCGGGCCTCGGCCGTCGCCGTGGTGGCCTGCGTCCCCGAAGGCCGACACCCGCCCTCCGGAGTCGACCGTCCAGTAACCCGGCCCGGTCGGCGTGGCGGCCATGGCCACCACCGGCGCGGGTGCGTCGCCGCAGGCCGTGGCGTCACCGAAGGGCACCACCCGTCCGTCGGCCGAGGCGACCCAATAGCCGAGTCCCGACGGCGTGGCCACGATCGCTGCGGCCCGCCCCTCGATGCCCGCGCCGCCGACCACGCGGCCGCTGCGTTCGAGCACCAACCCGCCTGCCAGCCCGATGGCACGCCGCACCTCGTATTGCCACGGCGGCACCTCGCCGGCGACGCCGGGCCTGCGCACGCCGAGAGGACGGCCCTTCTCGGCCGGCGCGATCACCCGCACGCCGCCGCCGATCGACGAGGCCTCCACCACCTGCCCGTCACCGACCCAGATGACGACGTGGTTCACCCCGCGGTACGGCGGCCCGTTCGCCAGGGCGTTGTCGTAGAACACGAGGTCGCCTGCCTGCAGGTCGTCAATGGGCGAGGGCGGCAGCGCCTGCAACTGGTCGATGGAGGCGCGGGGGAGGGCCACGCCGGCCAGCCCCCACGCCCACTGCACCAAGCTGGAGCAGTCGAACGAGCTGGTGTCGACGGCCGACGCTCCGTACTCATAGGGCCGCCCGACCATCGACAGCGCCAAGGCGACGGCGACCTCGCCTGCGAGCGTCATTGCTCGACCAACGCCACCACGGCGGCATCGACGGCAGCCGTGGCGTCGGCCTGCGAAGGCGCGCCGGTCAACGTCACTGCGAAGCGCAAGGAACGGCCCGATGTGGTGGTGGCGTAGCCCGCCAGGTTCACCGTGCCGTGCAGGCGCCGGGTGCCGGTCTTGGCCTGGACCGCCCCTGCCGCTGCCGTGCCGCGGAACCGAGCCGCCAACGTGCCCGAGGTACCGGCCACGGGCAGGCAGCGACGGAACGCGTCGCCCACGGCGGTGCCCGCCATGGCCCGCAGCCACGCCACCTGGCGCCGCGCCGTGTCGGTCGTCGCCGCAGCCAGTCCCGAACCGTCCGCGCTCGTCGTGCCGCCGGCACGGGGAACGCGGAGTCGTGCCGCGACGGCATCGACGGCCGCCAACCCGCCTGCCGTGGTGCCGCCCCCCAGTTCCTTGGTGAGCAGTTCGGCGGTGAACGAATCGGACGCCCGCACCATGTCGGCCACGATCGACACCCAAGGCGCCGAGCTGTGTTCGGCCACCACGACGGCGTCGGCCGGTGCGACGCCGAGGCGCCACCCGCCGCCGACCGCCACCCCCGCCTCCCCCAAGGCGTCGACCACCCGCACCGCGTTGGCGGCTACCGGGTCGGCCACGTAGTCGTCGTCGCGTCGGTACCGGTTGCGGTCGAGCACGAAGGCCGACAGCGGCCCCATGAAACCGGGGACGTAGTAGTCCTTCCATCCGGGCACGGAGCACAGGCGGTCGTGGCGGGTGTCGTCGACCACCAACGAGCGCACCTGCCTCACCCCGGAGGCAGCCGCCGCGGCGCACAGGCGCGCCAAGTCGTCGGCACCGAAGGTGGGGTCGCCCGACGCCACGAACACGAGGTCGTCGCCCGTCGTGCGCAGCGAGGTGCAGAACCGCAAGCCCGGTCCCGCGTCGAGCAGTACCGCCCCCGCGGTCGACAGCTTCTGCAGCGAGTTGCTCTCCAGCACGAGGTCGCCGCCGATGTCGACGACCACGCCCGCCCCCTCCTCCTCCACGACGACGGCAACCGCCGTGGCACCGCAGCGGAAGAGGGGCTCGGCCGTCGACGCGGCGGCGTCAGCCCCCAGGGTGGTGGTCAGCCGGGATACGCGACGCGAGCGCCGCCTGTGACCTCGGTGGCTTCGCCTTCTTCGGGAGCCAGGTCTTCGACCTCGTCGTCGGCCGGTGCGTCGTTCTCGTTGTCGGGCATCGTTCGCCCTCCTTCGTCTCGCGGAAGACGGACAGTACGAACGGCACCCCGAGCCGTCAAGGGTCGCCACGACCCGATGCTTACTTTTGCTAGCAGAGGGGTAACAGTTGTGAACACACCCACCGACTGCGGAGGAAGCAAGCACAGTGACTGACTACGAAGCCGAGAGCACGGCCGGCGGCCTCCTCGGCAAGGTTGCGGGCAAAGCCAAGGCGGCGTTCGGCACGGTCGTCGGCGACGACGACCTGGCGCGCGAAGGCCGGCTGCAGGAGGCGTCGGTCGACGCCGAGGCCGAGGCCCAGGTTCGCGAGGCCGAAGCCGAGCAGCGCCGTCGCGAGGCGGAGCTGGAAGCGTCCAAGGACGAGGTCGAGCTGGAGCGCAAGCGCCTCCAGGCCGAAGTGTCGGCCGAGCGCCAGGAAGAGGCGGTCGAGCAGCAACAGCGCCGGCAGGAGCAGGAAGCCGAAACCCGTGCTGCCCGCGAGGCAACAGCGGCCGAGGCCCAGCGCCAGGCAGGCGAGCAGACGGCAGAGACGATGGAGGAGCAGGCGGCCCGCAAGCGGTTGGACGACGCTCGGGAAGCCGCTCGATTGGCAGAAGAAGCGCGTCGTGCCGAGGCAGTGGCCGACGCCATCGACCCGGAGGTGCAGTGACCATGGACATCAAGACGATGCAGCGCAGCGCGCTCGACCGCTATCTGCGGACGGTGCGGTTCCCGCTCGACAAGGCGGTCGAGTTGCTCGACCGTGACGGCGAGCGCAGTGGCGCCGTACGCCTGACCCTCGACCGGGCCGACGCCGCCGTCCGC
Proteins encoded in this region:
- a CDS encoding methylated-DNA--[protein]-cysteine S-methyltransferase, whose amino-acid sequence is MTLWTRTPSPIGDLLLVGDGDVLNGLYVADHEKCAVITSEWKQDDDAFEDVRRQLGEYFAGTRRTFDLRIELHGSPFQRQVWDALLEVPYGETASYGQIARRLGRPTAARAVGAANGRNPVSIIVPCHRVIGASGTLTGYGWGTDRKAWLLDHEAPAR
- a CDS encoding L,D-transpeptidase, yielding MSVTPVNAVAWPFAEGATAVVARAAVDRVPLYGRAGAPLPWRYLDHPDAFGLPVVFLVVGCDGEWLRVKVPLRPNGSTAWVRADDVRLTETRYRLDVSVSARRLTLRWGARVVLDAPVAVGKPRTPTPVGDFYVESSVKRDVPDPLYGVYALGLSGFSEVLHDFNGGEGRLGIHGTGRPDLIGRAVTAGCIRLRDDHAEEVSRRVPLGTPVRIRP
- a CDS encoding C40 family peptidase; this encodes MTLAGEVAVALALSMVGRPYEYGASAVDTSSFDCSSLVQWAWGLAGVALPRASIDQLQALPPSPIDDLQAGDLVFYDNALANGPPYRGVNHVVIWVGDGQVVEASSIGGGVRVIAPAEKGRPLGVRRPGVAGEVPPWQYEVRRAIGLAGGLVLERSGRVVGGAGIEGRAAAIVATPSGLGYWVASADGRVVPFGDATACGDAPAPVVAMAATPTGPGYWTVDSGGRVSAFGDAGHHGDGRGPAMAMAATPSGLGYWVAHATGCVSAHGDARQYGGRAGATVPVVAMAATPSGLGYWLADAAGEVSAFGDAEPVGGCRTEEPVVAMAVSDDGCRLLDAGGRIYACEPARVTP
- a CDS encoding D-alanyl-D-alanine carboxypeptidase, with the protein product MTTTLGADAAASTAEPLFRCGATAVAVVVEEEGAGVVVDIGGDLVLESNSLQKLSTAGAVLLDAGPGLRFCTSLRTTGDDLVFVASGDPTFGADDLARLCAAAAASGVRQVRSLVVDDTRHDRLCSVPGWKDYYVPGFMGPLSAFVLDRNRYRRDDDYVADPVAANAVRVVDALGEAGVAVGGGWRLGVAPADAVVVAEHSSAPWVSIVADMVRASDSFTAELLTKELGGGTTAGGLAAVDAVAARLRVPRAGGTTSADGSGLAAATTDTARRQVAWLRAMAGTAVGDAFRRCLPVAGTSGTLAARFRGTAAAGAVQAKTGTRRLHGTVNLAGYATTTSGRSLRFAVTLTGAPSQADATAAVDAAVVALVEQ